From the genome of Methylocystis echinoides:
GCTCGAAGAGGCGTGGAGCGAGATCGCTGGAGCGGCCGATACGGCGCTCGTCCCTTCGGGGCTCGCCGCTATCGCGCTCGCTTTGCTCACCGCGACCAAGGCCGGCGCGCATCTGCTCGTGACCGATTCGGCCTATTCGCCGACTCGCGCGTTCTGCGACGGCTTCCTCGCGCGCTTTGGCGTGACGACGGAATATTACGATCCGACGATCGGCTCCGACGTCGCCGGCTTGATCCGGGAGGAGACCACGGCGGTGCTCATGGAGTCGCCGGGGTCCCAAAGCATGGAGATTCAGGACGTCCCCGCCATCGCCGCGGCGGCGCGCGCGCGCGGCGTCTGCGTCATCATCGACAACACCTGGGCGACGCCTCTCCTCTTCCCGCCCCATGAGCGCGGCTGCGACCTCGCGATTGAAGCCGGCACCAAATATCTCTCCGGCCATTCAGACATTCTTCTCGGCCTCGTCTCCGCCAACGCCAAATGGGCGAAGCGGCTGCGTCACACGTTCAATCTCTTCGCCATGGGCGCGAGCCCTGACGACGCCTCCCTCGCCTTGCGCGGCATGCGGACCATGGCGCTGCGGCTCAAGGAACAGGGGCGCGCCGCCTTCGACGTCGCGCAATGGCTCGAAGCGCGCCCGGAAGTCGCGCGGGTGCTGCATCCGGCCTTGCCGAGCCATCCCGGCCACGCGCTGTGGAAGCGGGACTTTTCCGGCTCCTCGGGGGTCTTTTCGATCATTTTGAAGCCGACGCCAAAGCAGGCGGCCGAGGCCTTCGTCGACGCGCTCGAGCTGTTCGGGATCGGCTTCTCCTGGGGCGGCTACGAGAGCCTCGTCCTCCCCTTCGACTGCGCCCCGTATCGGACCGCGACGCGCTGGGCGCCCGAAGGCCCGGCGCTGCGCTTCTCGATCGGCCTCGAGGATGTCGCGGATCTCAAGGAAGACCTGGAGGCAGGGTTCGCGCGCCTGCGAGACTGCCTGTCGGGGCCTGCGGAGTGAAGCGCGGGAGTCAATCGCCCCGCTATCGTTTCGCCGACTTCCCGAAGGCCAGCATGAGGTCGCGCAAGTCTGGTTCGTCCACCTGCTCGGCCGCGACCGCATAGGGAAACCAATAGGTCACCCGCTGGCCTTTTTCGGGCCATTTCTTGCGCTGGGCCTCCACCCGCAGCGCGTAGACTTCGACGCGGCAGTCGACGAAGCCGCCGCCTTTCATCCGCTTTTCATATTCGAACTCGCCGAGCTTGGATTTCTCGACCTTGCCGTGAAGGCCCGCCTCCTGCTGCGCCTCGATGGCGGCGACGATATGGGGCTTGCGGCCCTTCATCGGCCAGCCTTTGGGAATGACCCAGCGTTTCGTGTCGCGCGAGGTGGCGAGGAGGATTTCGACGCCATGCTCCTCCGTCACGCGCCACGGCAGGGCTGCGTATTGGAGACGGGGCGTTAAAGGCCGGTCGCTCTTTTTCTTTGCTTTCGGCGCCTTCTTCGCCTGCTTCATCCAAAGAATCTCGCGCCGGTGTAGAAAGCCGCGGCGATGAAAGCCGACATCGGCATGGTTACGATCCAGGCCACGACGATATCCTTGGCGACGCTCCACCTGACCGCCGAGACCCGCCGCGCCGCGCCGACGCCGACGATCGCGCCGGTGATGGTGTGCGTCGTCGACACCGGAATGCCGAGACCCGTGGCGAGAAATAGGGTGATCGCGCCGCCAGTCTCGGCGCAGAAGCCTTGCATTGGAGTCAGCCGGGTGATCTTGGAGCCCATGGTGTGCACGATCCGCCAGCCGCCGAAGAGCGTGCCCAGCCCCATCGCCGCCTGGCACGTCAGGACCACCCAGAACGGGACATGGAACTCGCCGCCATAGACGCCGTGCGAATAAAGCAGCACGGCGATGACGCCCATCGTCTTCTGGGCATCATTGCCGCCGTGCCCGAGCGAGTAAAGCGAAGCAGAAAGAAATTGCAGGGAGCGAAACAGCGTATCCACCGCAAGCGGCGAGCTGCGCACGAAAATCCACGAGACGGCGAGGATCAGCAGCAGCGCCAGCACGAAGCCGAGCGCCGGCGAAAGCACAATGGCCGAGCCGGTCTTGATGAGGCCGCTCCAGACGATGGCGCTCGTTCCGGTCTTGGCGACGCCCGCGCCGACGAGGCCGCCGACCAGCGCATGCGAGCTCGACGAGGGGATGCCGAGGGCCCAGGTGATGAGGTTCCAGGAGATGGCTCCCATCAGCGCGCCGAAGATCACCTTATCGTCGACGATCTGCGGCGAGATGATGCCGGCCCCGACCGTCTGCGCAACATGGAGGCCGAAGAACAGAAACGCCACGAAGTTGAAAAACGCCGCCCAGAACACGGCGTAGTGCGGCCGCAGCACGCGCGTCGAGACGATGGTGGCGATGGAATTGGCGGCGTCGTGCAAGCCGTTGAGAAAGTCGAAAGCCAGCGCGACGCCGATGAGCGCGAAGAGGGAGAGCGGGAGCTCGGCCACGCCTCGTCTCCTCAGCTGTGCTCGATGACGATGCCGGTCACCCGATTGGCGACATCCTCAAACCCGTCGACCACCTTTTCGAGGTGGCCATAAATCTCCGAGCCGACGACAAACGCCATGGGATCGCTCGTGCGATGCAGGCGAAACAGCTCCTTGAGCCCCTGGTCGTGCAGGGCGTCGGCTTCGTCCTCGATGCGGGTGATCTCCTCGCTGAAGGCGTTGAGCTTGGCGGCGTTCTGACGCATCGCGCGCAGCAGCGGCAGCGCGTCCCGCGTCATTTCGGCCGATTGGACAATGATGTCGCCGATGCGCCGCATCGAGGCGTCGAATTCGTGGAATTCGTAGAGCTGCGTGGCTTTCGCCGTCTGGTGCATCTGGTCGATGGTGTCGTCCATCGCCACGATGAGGTCGCGAATGTCGCTGCGGTCGAAAGGCGTGATGAAGGTGCGGCGGACGGCGAGCAGCACCTCGCGGGTGATGTCGTCGGCGGCGTGTTCCTGCCGGCGGATTTCCTGGCAGCAGCCCAGATAGCCGTTCCCGCCGTCGAGCAACTGGCGCAGCGCCCCGGCCCCCGCGACGAGGGTCTCCGCATGTCGTTCGAAGAGGTCGAAGAAACCTTCTTCGCGCGGCATCAGCGCCTGAAACCAAGACAGCATTTGCGCCCTCCGCCCGACTGGGGCTCGTGAATTCGCCCGTCACAAAACTGTCATGAAAGGCCCTGGCGGGATAGCCGCGCCCCGGCTCTCTGTAAAGCCGGAATTTTAGGGCGTCGCCTGCTGCGGGGCCGTGCTCCCCGTCGGATCGTCCTTGCTGACCTCGAGCGCGGGCGGCGCCGGCGCGATGGTCCCAGTGAGGGCGGGCGTCGCCGCCGGGTTGCGGCGGAGCATGGCGCGCAGCCGATCGCGCGCATTGGACGACATGGCGGCGGCGCTGAGCGGCACGAGTTTCGAGCCGCTGTAGACGAGGGCGCCGTCCGTCTCCACGAGAATGTCGCCGTTCTGCAGAGTCGGATCGTCCTTCGCCGTTCGTTCGAAATAGGCCTCGGAGGTTCTGGGGTCGTTGCAGGCGCAGGCGCCCGACGCGCGGTCGCGGAAGGCGAAGGCGCGCGGCATCGCCGAATAGCGCTGTCCCTTGCGGTTGCGCGCGCTCTCGATCGTCGAGCCGTCGTAAACGTCCATCTCGGCCGAGGGACAGGCGAGTTCGCACGACTGCTGGCGCGTCGCGCGGGTCGATTTGATCAGCGGAAAAAAGTAGCCGTCGCAGGTTCGCACGCAAAAGCCGCCGGCCCTCGGATCGGATGCAAAGCCCGAGCCGGCCGGCGCCCCCTCCCGCTTGGCGAAGCCGACCGTCCCCTGCACCCTGGCGCGGCGAGGCGCCGGCGCCGGCGCAGCCTGCTGCGGCGTCGGAGCGGGTCCGAAAAGGAATTCGAGCAGTCCCTGCGCTTCGCCCGGCGCGGGAGCCAGGACAAGCGCAAGCCCCAAGGCGACGATGGAGACCGCGACACGAAGCTGCATCCTCGCCCTTCCCTTCCAATCTGGACCGCAGGCGTCGATCCTTCGCGGATAGGCGCGCCGTCCCTGTTCTCCGCCCTCGCCCACGGCGGCGGCGACGGCGCGAATCACGCTGGCGACCCCGGCAGGATTCGAACCTGCGACCTACCGCTTAGAAGGCGGTTGCTCTATCCGGCTGAGCTACGGGGCCAGGAGGGCGTCTCTCAATGCGTCCACAAACCGATGCGGGTCGTCTTGAAATTGTCCGCGTAAGACGCGGTGCGGCGGGACGCGTTGTCGGGCTTGGGCTCCTCGACCCGATAGGGAAGGCCCGCGCGCTCGGCGTAGGCCACCGCCTCCTCCTTGGTGGCGAAACGCAAGCGGATCTGCTGTTTCATGTCCCCCGAGCTGGTCCAGCCCATCAGCGGTTCGATGGAGCGCGGCAGTTCGGGGTCGAACACGAGACGCCAGGGCTTCTCCGGTCCCGGACCGGACTGGGTCACGCTCGGCGAC
Proteins encoded in this window:
- the metC gene encoding cystathionine beta-lyase, with the translated sequence MASDESGKSRKRRMATLLTQAGRAPFEHFGFVNPPVYRGSTVLFPTVADLEGLRQPYTYGTKGTPTTRALEEAWSEIAGAADTALVPSGLAAIALALLTATKAGAHLLVTDSAYSPTRAFCDGFLARFGVTTEYYDPTIGSDVAGLIREETTAVLMESPGSQSMEIQDVPAIAAAARARGVCVIIDNTWATPLLFPPHERGCDLAIEAGTKYLSGHSDILLGLVSANAKWAKRLRHTFNLFAMGASPDDASLALRGMRTMALRLKEQGRAAFDVAQWLEARPEVARVLHPALPSHPGHALWKRDFSGSSGVFSIILKPTPKQAAEAFVDALELFGIGFSWGGYESLVLPFDCAPYRTATRWAPEGPALRFSIGLEDVADLKEDLEAGFARLRDCLSGPAE
- a CDS encoding NUDIX hydrolase, encoding MKQAKKAPKAKKKSDRPLTPRLQYAALPWRVTEEHGVEILLATSRDTKRWVIPKGWPMKGRKPHIVAAIEAQQEAGLHGKVEKSKLGEFEYEKRMKGGGFVDCRVEVYALRVEAQRKKWPEKGQRVTYWFPYAVAAEQVDEPDLRDLMLAFGKSAKR
- a CDS encoding inorganic phosphate transporter, which produces MAELPLSLFALIGVALAFDFLNGLHDAANSIATIVSTRVLRPHYAVFWAAFFNFVAFLFFGLHVAQTVGAGIISPQIVDDKVIFGALMGAISWNLITWALGIPSSSSHALVGGLVGAGVAKTGTSAIVWSGLIKTGSAIVLSPALGFVLALLLILAVSWIFVRSSPLAVDTLFRSLQFLSASLYSLGHGGNDAQKTMGVIAVLLYSHGVYGGEFHVPFWVVLTCQAAMGLGTLFGGWRIVHTMGSKITRLTPMQGFCAETGGAITLFLATGLGIPVSTTHTITGAIVGVGAARRVSAVRWSVAKDIVVAWIVTMPMSAFIAAAFYTGARFFG
- a CDS encoding DUF47 domain-containing protein, which translates into the protein MLSWFQALMPREEGFFDLFERHAETLVAGAGALRQLLDGGNGYLGCCQEIRRQEHAADDITREVLLAVRRTFITPFDRSDIRDLIVAMDDTIDQMHQTAKATQLYEFHEFDASMRRIGDIIVQSAEMTRDALPLLRAMRQNAAKLNAFSEEITRIEDEADALHDQGLKELFRLHRTSDPMAFVVGSEIYGHLEKVVDGFEDVANRVTGIVIEHS
- a CDS encoding DUF2865 domain-containing protein, whose amino-acid sequence is MQLRVAVSIVALGLALVLAPAPGEAQGLLEFLFGPAPTPQQAAPAPAPRRARVQGTVGFAKREGAPAGSGFASDPRAGGFCVRTCDGYFFPLIKSTRATRQQSCELACPSAEMDVYDGSTIESARNRKGQRYSAMPRAFAFRDRASGACACNDPRTSEAYFERTAKDDPTLQNGDILVETDGALVYSGSKLVPLSAAAMSSNARDRLRAMLRRNPAATPALTGTIAPAPPALEVSKDDPTGSTAPQQATP
- a CDS encoding ETC complex I subunit; the encoded protein is MTARIYRQSPSVTQSGPGPEKPWRLVFDPELPRSIEPLMGWTSSGDMKQQIRLRFATKEEAVAYAERAGLPYRVEEPKPDNASRRTASYADNFKTTRIGLWTH